In Strigops habroptila isolate Jane chromosome 6, bStrHab1.2.pri, whole genome shotgun sequence, a single genomic region encodes these proteins:
- the ANAPC1 gene encoding LOW QUALITY PROTEIN: anaphase-promoting complex subunit 1 (The sequence of the model RefSeq protein was modified relative to this genomic sequence to represent the inferred CDS: deleted 5 bases in 4 codons; substituted 1 base at 1 genomic stop codon), with translation MSDHSDERATMIAAGDLQEFAPRGREHCRRHPSALTLQLRRLQPASELCSSDGAAGLVGSLREVTIHERQRESWQLRKGASDVGEEVDYDEELYVASNMVIWSKGSKNQASTVYKAFTVDSPVLQALWCDFTIPREKSDKADVSGSGEIVEKCICILQNSCINVHSIEGKDYIAALPFQVANVWPTKYGLLFERSSSSHEVPPSPPREPLPTMFSMLHPLDEITPLVCKSGGVFGSARVQYVADYTVRIVFLNAEPSIVMTYDTVQSLHTVWALRRVKPEEQNMVLKFSEQLGTPQHMATSSSLTAHLRSFSKGDSPVGSPFQNYSSIHSQSRSVSSPSMQSRSPSISNMAALSRSHSPALGVHSFSGVQRFNFSSSAQSPRRHSITHSPNSTSSDSFLVPETEPIVPELCIDHLWTETVTNMREKNSQASKVFITTDLCGQKFLCFLVESQLQLRCVKFQESNDKSQLIFGSVTNIQAKDAAPVEGIDTLLVLEGSGNLVLYSGVVRVGKVFIPGLPAPSLTMSNQMPRPSTPLDSVSTPSKPLNKHLGPLEEGVLLSPVPELRDSSKLHDSTYVEDCTFQQLGTFIHALRDPVHNRVTLELSNNTMVRIAIPEIATSELVKRCLQGVKAILPKEIAVQMLVKWYNAYNAPGGPSYHSEWNLFVTCLMNMMGYNTERLSWTRNLDFEGSLSPVIAPKKARPSETGSDEDWEYLLSSDYHRNFESHPVAKALRLDPLEALASKDDFSQSLSLDSSTLLFTHIPAIFFVLHLIYEELKLNSLMGEGIRSLVVLLVQLARDLKLEAYIDYYYRDYPALVKTSRQTCVIDQVQTGFMHQPVFFSAEPPSIFEWLSSCLKGEGVQPYPYLPGICERSKLVVLSVALYILGDESAVSNEASHYLYKITSGQRKQQIEQDDNRCSFRHSTSVSSLAEKLVIWMTNVGFTLRDLESLPFGVALPIRDAIYYCREQPASDWPEAVCLLIGRQDLSKQACEGNLQKGKSSVGPVLSSDIPSGTESEEDEDGMNDMNEEVMSLIWSEDLRVQEVRRLLQSARPVRVNVVQMPEASDHEYIEEKENRLLQLCQRTMALPVGRGMFTLFSYHPVPTEQLPIPKLNLTGRAPPRNTTVDLNSGNIDVPPNMACWASFHNGVAAGLKIAPASQIDSAWIVYNKPKIAELANEYAGFLMALGLNGHLTKLATLNIHDYLTKGHEMTSIGLLLGVSAAKLGTMDMAITRLLSIHIPALLPPTSTELDVPHNVQVAAVIGIGLVYQGTAHRHTAEVLLAEIGRPPGPEMEYCTDRESYSSQSGLALGMVCLGXHGSNLIGMSDLNRSRRQLYQYMVGGHRRFQAGMHREKHKSPSYQIKEGDTINVDVTCPGATLALAMIYLKTNNRSIADWLQAQTPLYLLDFVKPEFLLLRTLARCLILWDDILPNSKWVNSNVPQIIRENSISLQATELPSSEDLSLETLAQAHVYIIAGACLSLGFRFAGSENLAAFKCLYKYATDFLKCLSAPTASITGHYNLETCLSVLLLALAMVMAGSGNLKVLQLCRFMHKKTGGEMNYGFHLAHHMALGLLFLGGGRYSLSTSNSSIAALLCALYPHFPVHSTDNRYHLQALRHLYVLAAEPRLLTPVDVDSNTPCYALIEVTYKGTQWYAEATEELMAPTLLPELHLLKQIRVKGPRYWELLIDLSKGTNHLKSILSKGGVLYVKLRAGQLSYKEDPMGWRSLLAQTVTHRNSEARAFKPEAISAFTSDPALFSFADYFCKPTVNMGQKQEILDLFSSILYECVTQENPEMLPTYIAIDQAVRRLERKEMSETFELWQIKLVLEFFSSRSHQERMSRNPNRGLFMNSEFLPVMKCTIDNTLDQWLQAGGDVSLHSYLSGQPTEESQLSMLACFLIYHSVPTPGQLAAGGLEGSTNFSELLLKFKQLNMPVRALLRLAPLLLRNPQAMVL, from the exons CGCGAGCACTGCCGGCGCCACCCCAGCGCCCTCACCCTCCAGCTGCGGCGGCTCCAGCCCGCCTCCGAGCTCTGCTCCTCCGACGGGGCCGCCGGCCTGGTGGGGTCCCTGCGGGAGGTGACGATCCATGAGCGGCAGCGG GAAAGCTGGCAGTTGCGGAAGGGCGCCAGCGATGTTGGGGAAGAGGTGGACTACGATGAAGAGCTGTACGTGGCCAGCAACATGGTTATCTGgagcaaaggaagcaaaaacCAAGCATCCACCGTTTATAAGGCTTTCACTGTTGACAGCCCCGTTCTGCAG gCCTTATGGTGCGACTTCACTATTCCCCGGGAGAAATCTGACAAAGCTGATG TTTCAGGCAGTGGTGAAATAGTAGAGAAATGTATCTGCATATTGCAGAATTCCTGTATAAATGTGCATAGCATAGAGGGAAAGGATTACAttgctgctttgccttttcaG GTTGCAAATGTCTGGCCAACAAAATATGGTTTGTTATTTGAGCGCAGCAGTTCCTCACATGAAGTTCCTCCAAGTCCACCCAG AGAGCCTTTGCCTACGATGTTCAGCATGCTCCACCCCTTGGATGAGATAACTCCTCTTGTCTGTAAGTCTGGGG GCGTGTTTGGCTCTGCCAGAGTGCAGTATGTTGCTGATTACACCGTGAGGATCGTGTTCCTCAACGCTGAACCTTCCATTGTGATGACCTATGATACTGTGCAGAGTTTACACACTGTTTGGGCTCTTCGGAGAGTAAAGCCGGAG GAGCAGAACATGGTGCTGAAGTTCTCGGAGCAGCTGGGCACACCACAGCACATGGCCACCAGCAGCTCTTTGACTGCTCATCTCAGAAGCTTCTCAAAAGGAGACTCTCCTGTGGGCTCCCCTTTCCAGAACTACTCCTCCATCCACAGCCAGAGCAGATCAGTGTCATCACCCAGCATGCAGTCCCGCTCGCCATCCATCTCCAACATGGCTGCTTTGAG CCGCTCTCATTCCCCTGCTCTGGGAGTTCATTCTTTCTCAGGAGTGCAGAGGTTCAACTTCTCCAGTAGTGCTCAGTCACCGAGGAGGCACAGCATTACCCATTCACCCAACAGCACCTCCAGTGACTCCTTCCTTGTACCAGAAACTGAACCAATTGTTCCTGAGCTGTGTATAGATCATCTGTGGACAGAAACAGTCACAAACATGAG GGAGAAGAATTCCCAAGCATCAAAAGTGTTCATTACCACTGACCTTTGTGGGCAGAAGTTCTTGTGCTTTTTAGTGGaatcccagctccagctgcg GTGTGTAAAATTTCAAGAGAGCAACGATAAGTCGCAGCTGATCTTTGGTTCTGTTACCAATATTCAAGCAAAGGATGCAGCTCCAGTGGAG GGCATCGATACGCTGCTGGTTCTGGAGGGCAGTGGGAACCTGGTGCTTTATTCTGGGGTGGTTCGG GTGGGAAAGGTTTTTATTCCCGGGctgcctgctccatccctgacaatGTCCAACCAGATGCCTCGGCCAAGCACTCCCTTGGATAGTGTCAGCACTCCATCCAAGCCTTTGAATAAGCATCTGGGGCCCCTGGAAGAG GGTGTGCTTCTGTCACCAGTTCCAGAGCTAAGGGATTCCTCCAAGCTTCACGACTCCACTTACGTTGAAGACTGTACTTTCCAGCAGCTTGGGACTTTCATTCATGCTCTGAGGGATCCTGTCCACAACAGAGTAACTTTA gaaCTCAGCAATAACACAATGGTCCGGATTGCTATTCCTGAAATTGCCACTTCAGAACTAG TGAAAAGATGTCTGCAGGGGGTCAAAGCTATCCTGCCCAAGGAGATAGCTGTACAGATGCTTGTCAAGTGGTACAATGCTTACAATGCTCCAGGAGGACCAAGCTACCACTCAGAATGGAATTTATTTGTAACTTGCCTCATGAACATGATGGGTTACAACACAGAGAGACTGTCCTGGACACGTAAT CTTGATTTTGAAGGGTCCCTTTCACCAGTTATTGCTCCAAAGAAGGCCAGGCCATCAGAAACAGGGTCAGATGAA GACTGGGAGTATCTCCTGAGCTCTGACTACCATAGGAATTTCGAGTCTCATCCTGTTGCCAAAGCTTTGCGACTGGACCCTCTGGAAGCTTTGGCCTCAAAGGATGACTTTTCACAGAGCCTTAGTTTGGATTCCTCAACCCTCCTTTTCACCCACATTCCTgctattttctttgttcttcatctCATCTACGAGGAGCTCAAACTGAACAGTCTAATGGGAGAAGGAATCCGTTCACTTGTTGTTCTTCTGGTCCAGCTGGCCAG GGACTTAAAACTTGAAGCTTATATAGATTATTACTACAGAGACTATCCAGCCCTTGTAAAAACCTCCAGACAGACTTGTGTAATTGATCAAG TCCAAACAGGTTTCATGCACCAGCCCgtgtttttctctgctgagcCTCCAAGTATCTTTGAGTGGCTGAGTTCCTGTCTGAAGGGAGAAGGAGTGCAGCCTTACCCCTACTTACCAGGGATCTGTGAGAGGAGCAAACTGGTGGTACTG AGTGTGGCTCTGTATATACTTGGGGATGAGAGCGCTGTGTCTAATGAAGCCTCCCATTATTTGTACAAGATTACATCAG GCCAACGAAAGCAGCAAATAGAACAGGATGACAATAG ATGCAGTTTCAGACACAGCACATCTGTTTCCAGCCTGGCTGAGAAGTTAGTTATTTGGATGACTAATGTTG GTTTCACCCTAAGAGATCTGGAGTCTCTCCCCTTTGGGGTAGCTCTTCCCATCAGAGATGCAATATATTactgcagagagcagcctgCCTCAGACTGGCCTGAAGCTGTTTGTCTCTTGATCGGGCGCCAGGATCTGTCCAAGCAGGCGTGTGAAGGGAACCTGCAGAAGGGTAAATCT TCTGTTGGCCCAGTGCTGTCCTCGGATATTCCCTCTGGAACTGAATCAGAAGAGGATGAGGATGGCATGAACGACATGAATGAGGAGGTGATGTCCCTGATCTGGAGTGAGGATTTGAGAGTGCAGGAAGTGCGCAGGCTCCTGCAGAGCGCCCGTCCCGTACGTGTCAATGTAGTGCAGATGCCAGAAGCCAGTGACCATGAATacatagaagagaaagaaaacag GTTGTTGCAGCTCTGCCAGCGAACCATGGCCCTACCTGTTGGAAGAGGGATGTTCACTTTGTTCTCATACCATCCTGTTCCAACAGAGCAGCTGCCCATCCCGAAGCTGAATCTAACGG GCCGTGCTCCTCCCAGGAACACCACTGTGGACCTGAACAGTGGCAACATCGATGTGCCTCCTAACATGGCCTGCTGGGCCAGCTTTCACAACGGGGTGGCTGCTGGCCTGAAGATAGCACCTGCCTCCCAGATAGACTCTGCTTGGATTGTCTACAACAAGCCCAAAATTGCTGAACTAGCAAATGAGTACGCTGGCTTCCTCATGGCTCTGGGGCTCAACGGGCATCTCACAAAGCTTGCCACGCTCAACATACACGACTACTTAACTAAG gGCCATGAGATGACAAGCATTGGACTGTTGCTTGGCGTGTCGGCCGCCAAGTTGGGCACAATGGACATGGCCATTACGCGCCTCCTGAGCATCCACATAcctgccctgctgccaccaACCTCCACAGAGCTGGATGTCCCCCACAACGTGCAGGTGGCTGCTGTCATAGGAATAGGCCTTGTCTATCAGGGCACTGCGCACAGGCACACAGCTGAGGTTCTGCTGGCTGAAATAG GACGTCCCCCT GGACCAGAAATGGAGTACTGCACAGACAGAGAGTCCTATTCC TCGCAATCTGGGCTAGCCTTAGGCATGGTTTGCCTGGGGTAA CATGGAAGCAATCTGATAGGCATGTCAGACCTCAACCGTTCCCGGAGGCAGCTTTACCAA TACATGGTTGGGGGTCACAGGAGATTCCAGGCAGGAATGCACAGGGAGAAGCACAAGTCTCCCAGTTATCAAATCAAG GAGGGAGACACCATAAATGTGGATGTTACTTGTCCTGGTGCCACACTTGCCCTTGCTATGATCTACCTAAAGACTAACAACAG ATCCATTGCTGACTGGCTTCAAGCACAGACACCATTGTATTTACTGGACTTTGTAAAACCAGAGTTCCTTTTACTGAGG ACCTTGGCTCGGTGCCTGATCCTGTGGGATGACATCTTGCCCAACTCCAAGTGGGTTAATAGC AACGTGCCTCAA ATCATAAGAGAGAACAGTATATCCCTTCAGGCAACAGAGCTGCCTTCCTCTGAAGACCTGAGTTTAGAAACCCTGGC GCAAGCCCATGTCTACATCATTGCTGGAGCGTGTTTGTCACTGGGATTTCGATTTGCTGGGTCAGAAAACTTGGCAGCATTTAAGTGCTTG tACAAATATGCAACAGATTTCCTCAAGTGTTTGTCAGCACCAACAGCCTCAATA ACAGGTCACTACAACCTAGAAACATGCTTGagtgtcctgctgctggctcttgCGATGGTGATGGCTGGCTCTGGAAACCTGAAAGTCCTTCAGCTTTGCCGGTTCATGCACAAGAAGACGGGTGGAGAGATGAACTATGGGTTCCACCTGGCTCACCACATGGCTTTGGGGCTGCTCTTCCTGGGAGGAGGAAG ATACTCACTGAGCACTTCCAACTCCTCCATTGCTGCTCTCCTCTGTGCTCTGTACCCGCACTTCCCGGTTCACAGCACGGACAATCG GTACCACCTTCAGGCTCTGCGTCACCTCTACGTGCTGGCAGCAGAACCGAGGCTCTTAACGCCCGTTGATGTGGATTCAAACACTCCTTGTTATGCACTGATAGAGGTGACATATAAG GGCACGCAGTGGTATGCAGAAGCCACCGAGGAACTGATGGCACCCACGCTCCTTCCAGAGCTTCACTTACTGAAGCAG ATCAGGGTGAAGGGACCACGGTACTGGGAATTACTAATAGATCTAAGCAAGGGAACAAATCATCTGAA ATCAATTCTTTCCAAGGGTGGTGTCCTGTACGTGAAGCTGAGAGCAGGGCAGCTCTCCTACAAGGAGGACCCGATGGGCTGGCGCAGCCTCTTagcac AGACTGTCACTCACCGCAACTCGGAAGCTCGGGCGTTCAAG CCAGAAGCAATTTCAGCTTTCACCTCTGAtcctgctctgttttcattCGCCGATTACTTCTGCAAACCAACTGTGAACATGGGCCAG AAACAGGAAATCCTGGATCTTTTCTCTTCAATTCTGTACGAGTGTGTTACCCAAGAAAATCCAGAGATGCTGCCCACGTACATAGCCATAGATCAG GCTGTGAGGAGATTAGAACGAAAAGAAATGTCTGAGACGTTTGAGCTGTGGCAGATAAAGCTGGTGTTGGAGTTCTTCAGCTCCAGAAGTCACCAGGAGAGGATGAGCAGAAATCCCAACCGAGGACTCTTCATGAACTCTGAATTTCTGCCCGTGATGAAGTGCACCATAGATAATACATTGGATCAGTGGCTTCAAG CTGGAGGGGATGTGTCTCTGCACTCCTACCTCAGCGGGCAGCCCACGGAGGAATCTCAGCTCAGCATGCTGGCTTGCTTCCTCATCTACCACTCTGTGCCCACGCCAGGCCAGCTGGCTGCTGGGGGCTTGGAAG gaAGCACAAACTTCtctgagctgcttctgaagTTCAAGCAGTTGAACATGCCGGTCCGTGCGCTGCTGAGGCTGGCTCCTCTACTCCTCAGAAACCCCCAGGCCATGGTGCTGTAG